CCAGGGTGGCAACCGCGCCATCGAAGGCGAGTTTCCAATGGCGGTATTCGCTGGGGGCGGTTCGGTAGTCAACCATCTGAGCCTGGCGCGTGACGAAGGGATCGGGAGCGTTCATGGGGCCATTCCTAGGGTAAATGCAAGATGCTGCGGGCTGGATTTCATGCATCATAGTGCATTATTTTGCGCCAGGTCAAGCATTTTAATGCATCACTTAACCCACCAGCTCGCAGCCTGCGCACCTGCCACACCCTGCGGACGTGCAACATACTGCTTGACAGATCATCACATTCCGCTAGTCTTGCCGAACTGCACAATAGTGCATACCCCATGACCACCAGGAGACTCCCGTGAACCCCGATGCATTCAAGACCCTGCTGCAAGACGTGACGCGACAGATCGGCGACCGTGCGCTCGACGCCCCGCTACAGGCGTGGCTCAACCATGAACTGGGCGCCGCCTCGCCCACCTACCGCGAACTCAAGGCCGCGTGCGAACAAGGGGTGGCCGAGGGCTGGCTCTGCCAGCGCGAAGGGGGCGGCCTCAGGTACGGACGGATCTTCAAACCCGACGACGCCCTGCACCGCTTTTCGGTGGACGTGGTGGACATGAACAGCCTCGCCGGCCCCCACCATGCGCACCCCCTGGGGGAAATCGATCTGATCATGCCGCTGGACGACACGGCCACCTTCGACGGTCGCGGCGCGGGCTGGCTGGTCTATGGCCCGGGCTCGGCGCACTCGCCCACCGTGGCCGGCGGTCGCGCCCTGGTCCTGTACCTGCTGCCCGAAGGCCGCATCGAATTC
This Hydrogenophaga taeniospiralis DNA region includes the following protein-coding sequences:
- a CDS encoding DUF4863 family protein codes for the protein MNPDAFKTLLQDVTRQIGDRALDAPLQAWLNHELGAASPTYRELKAACEQGVAEGWLCQREGGGLRYGRIFKPDDALHRFSVDVVDMNSLAGPHHAHPLGEIDLIMPLDDTATFDGRGAGWLVYGPGSAHSPTVAGGRALVLYLLPEGRIEFTQ